The Phragmites australis chromosome 15, lpPhrAust1.1, whole genome shotgun sequence genome window below encodes:
- the LOC133892604 gene encoding uncharacterized protein LOC133892604 isoform X3: MDFYSDDSDPDLDDDLREDLDALRRSCILSGADPDAAVAHVSSHLAAPSAADNDGSSDDDEGEDEDLALVRSIRANLHLNKASPASPLPEADAGASSARPIYTWPPSDTDEDEEDDLETLRAIQRRFSHYQSGTSTVSPKNLKSEASQGVHSELFADGPDEEFAVQKQNVKALNRTGFPKAALLLVDALKKNRACQKFIRRKMITIEAKIEENKDLRDRVKCLMGYQLSCRKSIGRFLCQKEDPRVRLISSRKPAQQCAKNKYRKMPALFLGPAENMHVSKYKMVLKQFPMSLQKKPWSDAEKDKLARGIKQQYQETLILDSMNNGSAIGEFNAVDMAYALTNAAVNFEVTPESLRSVLALINWDKISAMYLPGRSGAECESRWLNCDDPLINHNAWTAQEEKRLLLIIQEKGMCNWINIAVTLGTHRTPFQCLARYQRSLNPHIMKKAWTKEEDLQLQAAIETFGDNWQLVSASLDGRTGNQCSNRWRKTLHPKRTRVGRWDLDEDKRLMVSVKLFGSGSWSRIAQFVPGRTQTQCSERWCNVLDPDINIEEWRPEENSKLLASVSEFGPCWAKIARVIIPHRTDSMCYRQWRKLCKHEVPSVKAASQIKKAIFQTNFVDREKERPAIGPGDLISLVHSKGDECDENTGRGRSKNQTEESLAVSDGLNNSSSVRSRSRKRKSTTDDSVAVQNRMRGSIPVDNEAVPKELRGTISADNEVGTNRTRDPVSVGEEGVVKKRTRGSKSVGNEGVLRKRMRGSVSTDNEAGTNRMRDPVSVGEEAVVKKRTRGLKSVGNKGVVRKRMRGSIGTDNEAGTNRMRDPVSVGGVVKKRTRCSNSVGNEGVARKRMQGCISVGDEGIVQKRMMGSVSIENNGGVTKRKRVSSSRKSAKDNSTADGMANAAPELDLPIVPSEERVVDAGTVNKGKRKSTPRNGPFIMLT, from the exons atGGACTTCTACTCCGACGACTCGGATCCCGACCTCGACGACGATCTGCGGGAGGACCTCGACGCGCTGCGCCGTTCCTGCATCCTCTCCGGCGCCGACCCCGACGCCGCCGTCGCGCACGTCTCCTCCCACCTCGCCGCCCCCTCGGCGGCGGATAATGATGGCTCGTCGGACGACGACGAGGGGGAGGACGAGGACCTGGCCCTCGTCCGCAGCATCCGCGCCAACCTCCACCTCAACAAGGCATCGCCCGCGTCCCCCCTGCCGGAGGCGGACGCGGGCGCCTCCTCGGCGCGCCCGATCTACACGTGGCCGCCGTCCGACacggacgaggacgaggaggacgacCTCGAGACGCTCCGCGCCATCCAGCGACGATTCTCGCACTACCAGTCCG GTACCTCTACTGTGTCACCGAAAAACTTGAAATCTGAGGCATCACAGGGAGTGCATAGCGAACTTTTTGCAGATGGGCCTGATGAAGAGTTTGCTGTGCAGAAGCAGAATGTAAAGGCTCTAAATCGAACTGGGTTTCCAAAAGCTGCACTGTTATTAGTGGATGCTCTCAAGAAGAACAGAGCATGCCAGAAGTTCATTAGAAGGAAGATGATTACCattgaagcaaaaattgaagaaaataaGGATCTTAGGGACCGCGTAAAATGTCTTATGGGCTACCAGTTAAGCTGCCGAAAATCAATTGGCAGATTTTTATGCCAGAAGGAGGATCCTCGAGTCAGATTGATTTCCTCTCGAAAACCAGCTCAGCAGTGCGCAAAG AATAAATATCGGAAGATGCCTGCATTATTTCTTGGCCCAGCTGAGAACATGCATGTTTCGAAGTATAAAATGGTGCTGAAGCAATTCCCAATGTCACTTCAGAAGAAACCATGGTCGGATGCAGAGAAAGATAAACTTGCCAGAGGAATAAAGCAGCAATATCAAGAAACATTGATTTTGGACTCGATGAATAACGGAAG TGCCATTGGTGAATTCAATGCTGTTGATATGGCATATGCACTGACGAATGCTGCAGTCAATTTTGAGGTGACTCCGGAAAGTCTCAGATCAGTCCTGGCATTAATAAACTGGGATAAAATTTCTGCTATGTACTTGCCTGGTCGATCTGGTGCTGAATGTGAATCGAG GTGGCTAAACTGTGATGATCCATTGATTAATCACAATGCCTGGACTGCACAGGAGGAAAAAAGACTTTTACTAATTATTCAAGAAAAAGGAATGTGTAACTGGATTAACATTGCAGTTACATTGGGTACTCACCGGACTCCTTTCCAATGTCTTGCTCGTTATCAACGAAGTCTTAATCCCCACATAATGAAGAAGGCCTGGACCAAAGAGGAAGACCTCCAACTTCAAGCTGCTATTGAGACCTTTGGTGATAACTGGCAACTTGTATCAGCTAGCTTGGATGGTCGCACTGGCAATCAATGCTCTAATAG GTGGAGGAAAACCTTGCACCCTAAAAGGACCAGAGTGGGCAGATGGGATCTGGATGAGGACAAACGCCTCATGGTATCTGTCAAGCTATTCGGATCTGGCAGCTGGAGTAGGATTGCTCAGTTCGTTCCTGGTCGCACACAAACTCAATGCAGCGAGAG GTGGTGTAATGTTCTTGATCCAGATATCAATATTGAGGAGTGGCGACCTGAAGAAAATTCCAAGTTATTGGCTTCAGTATCTGAGTTTGGGCCTTGCTGGGCCAAGATTGCTAGGGTGATTATTCCTCACCGTACTGATAGTATGTGCTATAG ACAATGGAGAAAACTCTGTAAACATGAAGTGCCTTCAGTTAAAGCGGCCAGTCAAATAAAGAAAGCTATTtttcaaaccaattttgttgataGAGAAAAAGAGCGACCTGCAATTGGCCCTGGTGACCTAATATCACTTGTGCACTCCAAAGGTGACGAATGTGACGAGAACACTGGAAG GGGTAGATCTAAAAATCAAACGGAAGAGAGTTTAGCCGTGTCTGATGGTCTCAACAATTCATCTAGCGTCCGTAGCAGATCTAGAAAGAGGAAATCTACCACTGACGACAGTGTGGCTGTACAAAATAGAATGAGGGGATCTATCCCTGTGGATAATGAGGCTGTCCCAAAGGAATTGAGGggcactatcagtgctgatAATGAGGTAGGAACAAATAGAACGAGGGACCCTGTCTCTGTTGGTGAAGAGGGAGTAGTCAAAAAGAGAACGAGGGGCTCGAAATCTGTTGGCAATGAGGGAGTACTCAGAAAGAGGATGAGGGGCTCTGTCAGCACTGATAATGAAGCAGGAACAAATAGAATGAGGGACCCTGTCTCTGTTGGTGAAGAAGCAGTAGTTAAAAAGAGAACTAGGGGCTTGAAATCTGTTGGCAATAAGGGAGTTGTCAGAAAgaggatgaggggttctattgGCACTGATAATGAGGCAGGAACAAATAGAATGAGGGACCCTGTTTCTGTTGGTGGAGTAGTCAAAAAGAGAACGAGGTGCTCGAACTCTGTTGGCAATGAGGGAGTTGCCAGAAAGAGGATGCAGGGTTGTATCTCTGTTGGTGATGAGGGCATAGTCCAAAAGAGAATGATGGGTTCTGTCTCTATTGAAAATAATGGTGGTGTTACGAAAAGGAAAAGAGTGTCATCAAG caGGAAATCAGCTAAAGATAATTCGACAGCAGATGGTATGGCAAATGCTGCCCCTGAGTTGGACCTTCCAATTGTGCCTTCTGAAGAAAGAGTTGTTGACGCTGGAACTGTGAATAAGGGGAAAAGAAAGTCAACCCCAAG GAATGGGCCTTTTATCATGCTCACGTGA
- the LOC133892604 gene encoding uncharacterized protein LOC133892604 isoform X1, which yields MDFYSDDSDPDLDDDLREDLDALRRSCILSGADPDAAVAHVSSHLAAPSAADNDGSSDDDEGEDEDLALVRSIRANLHLNKASPASPLPEADAGASSARPIYTWPPSDTDEDEEDDLETLRAIQRRFSHYQSGTSTVSPKNLKSEASQGVHSELFADGPDEEFAVQKQNVKALNRTGFPKAALLLVDALKKNRACQKFIRRKMITIEAKIEENKDLRDRVKCLMGYQLSCRKSIGRFLCQKEDPRVRLISSRKPAQQCAKNKYRKMPALFLGPAENMHVSKYKMVLKQFPMSLQKKPWSDAEKDKLARGIKQQYQETLILDSMNNGSAIGEFNAVDMAYALTNAAVNFEVTPESLRSVLALINWDKISAMYLPGRSGAECESRWLNCDDPLINHNAWTAQEEKRLLLIIQEKGMCNWINIAVTLGTHRTPFQCLARYQRSLNPHIMKKAWTKEEDLQLQAAIETFGDNWQLVSASLDGRTGNQCSNRWRKTLHPKRTRVGRWDLDEDKRLMVSVKLFGSGSWSRIAQFVPGRTQTQCSERWCNVLDPDINIEEWRPEENSKLLASVSEFGPCWAKIARVIIPHRTDSMCYRQWRKLCKHEVPSVKAASQIKKAIFQTNFVDREKERPAIGPGDLISLVHSKGDECDENTGRGRSKNQTEESLAVSDGLNNSSSVRSRSRKRKSTTDDSVAVQNRMRGSIPVDNEAVPKELRGTISADNEVGTNRTRDPVSVGEEGVVKKRTRGSKSVGNEGVLRKRMRGSVSTDNEAGTNRMRDPVSVGEEAVVKKRTRGLKSVGNKGVVRKRMRGSIGTDNEAGTNRMRDPVSVGGVVKKRTRCSNSVGNEGVARKRMQGCISVGDEGIVQKRMMGSVSIENNGGVTKRKRVSSSRKSAKDNSTADGMANAAPELDLPIVPSEERVVDAGTVNKGKRKSTPRPKQINMSEGAANKHSTFERLANCLSFARMNGTNRNRR from the exons atGGACTTCTACTCCGACGACTCGGATCCCGACCTCGACGACGATCTGCGGGAGGACCTCGACGCGCTGCGCCGTTCCTGCATCCTCTCCGGCGCCGACCCCGACGCCGCCGTCGCGCACGTCTCCTCCCACCTCGCCGCCCCCTCGGCGGCGGATAATGATGGCTCGTCGGACGACGACGAGGGGGAGGACGAGGACCTGGCCCTCGTCCGCAGCATCCGCGCCAACCTCCACCTCAACAAGGCATCGCCCGCGTCCCCCCTGCCGGAGGCGGACGCGGGCGCCTCCTCGGCGCGCCCGATCTACACGTGGCCGCCGTCCGACacggacgaggacgaggaggacgacCTCGAGACGCTCCGCGCCATCCAGCGACGATTCTCGCACTACCAGTCCG GTACCTCTACTGTGTCACCGAAAAACTTGAAATCTGAGGCATCACAGGGAGTGCATAGCGAACTTTTTGCAGATGGGCCTGATGAAGAGTTTGCTGTGCAGAAGCAGAATGTAAAGGCTCTAAATCGAACTGGGTTTCCAAAAGCTGCACTGTTATTAGTGGATGCTCTCAAGAAGAACAGAGCATGCCAGAAGTTCATTAGAAGGAAGATGATTACCattgaagcaaaaattgaagaaaataaGGATCTTAGGGACCGCGTAAAATGTCTTATGGGCTACCAGTTAAGCTGCCGAAAATCAATTGGCAGATTTTTATGCCAGAAGGAGGATCCTCGAGTCAGATTGATTTCCTCTCGAAAACCAGCTCAGCAGTGCGCAAAG AATAAATATCGGAAGATGCCTGCATTATTTCTTGGCCCAGCTGAGAACATGCATGTTTCGAAGTATAAAATGGTGCTGAAGCAATTCCCAATGTCACTTCAGAAGAAACCATGGTCGGATGCAGAGAAAGATAAACTTGCCAGAGGAATAAAGCAGCAATATCAAGAAACATTGATTTTGGACTCGATGAATAACGGAAG TGCCATTGGTGAATTCAATGCTGTTGATATGGCATATGCACTGACGAATGCTGCAGTCAATTTTGAGGTGACTCCGGAAAGTCTCAGATCAGTCCTGGCATTAATAAACTGGGATAAAATTTCTGCTATGTACTTGCCTGGTCGATCTGGTGCTGAATGTGAATCGAG GTGGCTAAACTGTGATGATCCATTGATTAATCACAATGCCTGGACTGCACAGGAGGAAAAAAGACTTTTACTAATTATTCAAGAAAAAGGAATGTGTAACTGGATTAACATTGCAGTTACATTGGGTACTCACCGGACTCCTTTCCAATGTCTTGCTCGTTATCAACGAAGTCTTAATCCCCACATAATGAAGAAGGCCTGGACCAAAGAGGAAGACCTCCAACTTCAAGCTGCTATTGAGACCTTTGGTGATAACTGGCAACTTGTATCAGCTAGCTTGGATGGTCGCACTGGCAATCAATGCTCTAATAG GTGGAGGAAAACCTTGCACCCTAAAAGGACCAGAGTGGGCAGATGGGATCTGGATGAGGACAAACGCCTCATGGTATCTGTCAAGCTATTCGGATCTGGCAGCTGGAGTAGGATTGCTCAGTTCGTTCCTGGTCGCACACAAACTCAATGCAGCGAGAG GTGGTGTAATGTTCTTGATCCAGATATCAATATTGAGGAGTGGCGACCTGAAGAAAATTCCAAGTTATTGGCTTCAGTATCTGAGTTTGGGCCTTGCTGGGCCAAGATTGCTAGGGTGATTATTCCTCACCGTACTGATAGTATGTGCTATAG ACAATGGAGAAAACTCTGTAAACATGAAGTGCCTTCAGTTAAAGCGGCCAGTCAAATAAAGAAAGCTATTtttcaaaccaattttgttgataGAGAAAAAGAGCGACCTGCAATTGGCCCTGGTGACCTAATATCACTTGTGCACTCCAAAGGTGACGAATGTGACGAGAACACTGGAAG GGGTAGATCTAAAAATCAAACGGAAGAGAGTTTAGCCGTGTCTGATGGTCTCAACAATTCATCTAGCGTCCGTAGCAGATCTAGAAAGAGGAAATCTACCACTGACGACAGTGTGGCTGTACAAAATAGAATGAGGGGATCTATCCCTGTGGATAATGAGGCTGTCCCAAAGGAATTGAGGggcactatcagtgctgatAATGAGGTAGGAACAAATAGAACGAGGGACCCTGTCTCTGTTGGTGAAGAGGGAGTAGTCAAAAAGAGAACGAGGGGCTCGAAATCTGTTGGCAATGAGGGAGTACTCAGAAAGAGGATGAGGGGCTCTGTCAGCACTGATAATGAAGCAGGAACAAATAGAATGAGGGACCCTGTCTCTGTTGGTGAAGAAGCAGTAGTTAAAAAGAGAACTAGGGGCTTGAAATCTGTTGGCAATAAGGGAGTTGTCAGAAAgaggatgaggggttctattgGCACTGATAATGAGGCAGGAACAAATAGAATGAGGGACCCTGTTTCTGTTGGTGGAGTAGTCAAAAAGAGAACGAGGTGCTCGAACTCTGTTGGCAATGAGGGAGTTGCCAGAAAGAGGATGCAGGGTTGTATCTCTGTTGGTGATGAGGGCATAGTCCAAAAGAGAATGATGGGTTCTGTCTCTATTGAAAATAATGGTGGTGTTACGAAAAGGAAAAGAGTGTCATCAAG caGGAAATCAGCTAAAGATAATTCGACAGCAGATGGTATGGCAAATGCTGCCCCTGAGTTGGACCTTCCAATTGTGCCTTCTGAAGAAAGAGTTGTTGACGCTGGAACTGTGAATAAGGGGAAAAGAAAGTCAACCCCAAG ACCCAAGCAGATAAACATGTCTGAAGGGGCTGCTAATAAACACTCCACATTCGAGCGACTTGCCAATTGCTTGTCCTTTGCCCGGATGAATGGAACCAACAGGAACAGAAGATAA
- the LOC133892604 gene encoding uncharacterized protein LOC133892604 isoform X2, which yields MDFYSDDSDPDLDDDLREDLDALRRSCILSGADPDAAVAHVSSHLAAPSAADNDGSSDDDEGEDEDLALVRSIRANLHLNKASPASPLPEADAGASSARPIYTWPPSDTDEDEEDDLETLRAIQRRFSHYQSGTSTVSPKNLKSEASQGVHSELFADGPDEEFAVQKQNVKALNRTGFPKAALLLVDALKKNRACQKFIRRKMITIEAKIEENKDLRDRVKCLMGYQLSCRKSIGRFLCQKEDPRVRLISSRKPAQQCAKNKYRKMPALFLGPAENMHVSKYKMVLKQFPMSLQKKPWSDAEKDKLARGIKQQYQETLILDSMNNGSAIGEFNAVDMAYALTNAAVNFEVTPESLRSVLALINWDKISAMYLPGRSGAECESRWLNCDDPLINHNAWTAQEEKRLLLIIQEKGMCNWINIAVTLGTHRTPFQCLARYQRSLNPHIMKKAWTKEEDLQLQAAIETFGDNWQLVSASLDGRTGNQCSNRWRKTLHPKRTRVGRWDLDEDKRLMVSVKLFGSGSWSRIAQFVPGRTQTQCSERWCNVLDPDINIEEWRPEENSKLLASVSEFGPCWAKIARVIIPHRTDSMCYRQWRKLCKHEVPSVKAASQIKKAIFQTNFVDREKERPAIGPGDLISLVHSKGDECDENTGRGRSKNQTEESLAVSDGLNNSSSVRSRSRKRKSTTDDSVAVQNRMRGSIPVDNEAVPKELRGTISADNEVGTNRTRDPVSVGEEGVVKKRTRGSKSVGNEGVLRKRMRGSVSTDNEAGTNRMRDPVSVGEEAVVKKRTRGLKSVGNKGVVRKRMRGSIGTDNEAGTNRMRDPVSVGGVVKKRTRCSNSVGNEGVARKRMQGCISVGDEGIVQKRMMGSVSIENNGGVTKRKRVSSRKSAKDNSTADGMANAAPELDLPIVPSEERVVDAGTVNKGKRKSTPRPKQINMSEGAANKHSTFERLANCLSFARMNGTNRNRR from the exons atGGACTTCTACTCCGACGACTCGGATCCCGACCTCGACGACGATCTGCGGGAGGACCTCGACGCGCTGCGCCGTTCCTGCATCCTCTCCGGCGCCGACCCCGACGCCGCCGTCGCGCACGTCTCCTCCCACCTCGCCGCCCCCTCGGCGGCGGATAATGATGGCTCGTCGGACGACGACGAGGGGGAGGACGAGGACCTGGCCCTCGTCCGCAGCATCCGCGCCAACCTCCACCTCAACAAGGCATCGCCCGCGTCCCCCCTGCCGGAGGCGGACGCGGGCGCCTCCTCGGCGCGCCCGATCTACACGTGGCCGCCGTCCGACacggacgaggacgaggaggacgacCTCGAGACGCTCCGCGCCATCCAGCGACGATTCTCGCACTACCAGTCCG GTACCTCTACTGTGTCACCGAAAAACTTGAAATCTGAGGCATCACAGGGAGTGCATAGCGAACTTTTTGCAGATGGGCCTGATGAAGAGTTTGCTGTGCAGAAGCAGAATGTAAAGGCTCTAAATCGAACTGGGTTTCCAAAAGCTGCACTGTTATTAGTGGATGCTCTCAAGAAGAACAGAGCATGCCAGAAGTTCATTAGAAGGAAGATGATTACCattgaagcaaaaattgaagaaaataaGGATCTTAGGGACCGCGTAAAATGTCTTATGGGCTACCAGTTAAGCTGCCGAAAATCAATTGGCAGATTTTTATGCCAGAAGGAGGATCCTCGAGTCAGATTGATTTCCTCTCGAAAACCAGCTCAGCAGTGCGCAAAG AATAAATATCGGAAGATGCCTGCATTATTTCTTGGCCCAGCTGAGAACATGCATGTTTCGAAGTATAAAATGGTGCTGAAGCAATTCCCAATGTCACTTCAGAAGAAACCATGGTCGGATGCAGAGAAAGATAAACTTGCCAGAGGAATAAAGCAGCAATATCAAGAAACATTGATTTTGGACTCGATGAATAACGGAAG TGCCATTGGTGAATTCAATGCTGTTGATATGGCATATGCACTGACGAATGCTGCAGTCAATTTTGAGGTGACTCCGGAAAGTCTCAGATCAGTCCTGGCATTAATAAACTGGGATAAAATTTCTGCTATGTACTTGCCTGGTCGATCTGGTGCTGAATGTGAATCGAG GTGGCTAAACTGTGATGATCCATTGATTAATCACAATGCCTGGACTGCACAGGAGGAAAAAAGACTTTTACTAATTATTCAAGAAAAAGGAATGTGTAACTGGATTAACATTGCAGTTACATTGGGTACTCACCGGACTCCTTTCCAATGTCTTGCTCGTTATCAACGAAGTCTTAATCCCCACATAATGAAGAAGGCCTGGACCAAAGAGGAAGACCTCCAACTTCAAGCTGCTATTGAGACCTTTGGTGATAACTGGCAACTTGTATCAGCTAGCTTGGATGGTCGCACTGGCAATCAATGCTCTAATAG GTGGAGGAAAACCTTGCACCCTAAAAGGACCAGAGTGGGCAGATGGGATCTGGATGAGGACAAACGCCTCATGGTATCTGTCAAGCTATTCGGATCTGGCAGCTGGAGTAGGATTGCTCAGTTCGTTCCTGGTCGCACACAAACTCAATGCAGCGAGAG GTGGTGTAATGTTCTTGATCCAGATATCAATATTGAGGAGTGGCGACCTGAAGAAAATTCCAAGTTATTGGCTTCAGTATCTGAGTTTGGGCCTTGCTGGGCCAAGATTGCTAGGGTGATTATTCCTCACCGTACTGATAGTATGTGCTATAG ACAATGGAGAAAACTCTGTAAACATGAAGTGCCTTCAGTTAAAGCGGCCAGTCAAATAAAGAAAGCTATTtttcaaaccaattttgttgataGAGAAAAAGAGCGACCTGCAATTGGCCCTGGTGACCTAATATCACTTGTGCACTCCAAAGGTGACGAATGTGACGAGAACACTGGAAG GGGTAGATCTAAAAATCAAACGGAAGAGAGTTTAGCCGTGTCTGATGGTCTCAACAATTCATCTAGCGTCCGTAGCAGATCTAGAAAGAGGAAATCTACCACTGACGACAGTGTGGCTGTACAAAATAGAATGAGGGGATCTATCCCTGTGGATAATGAGGCTGTCCCAAAGGAATTGAGGggcactatcagtgctgatAATGAGGTAGGAACAAATAGAACGAGGGACCCTGTCTCTGTTGGTGAAGAGGGAGTAGTCAAAAAGAGAACGAGGGGCTCGAAATCTGTTGGCAATGAGGGAGTACTCAGAAAGAGGATGAGGGGCTCTGTCAGCACTGATAATGAAGCAGGAACAAATAGAATGAGGGACCCTGTCTCTGTTGGTGAAGAAGCAGTAGTTAAAAAGAGAACTAGGGGCTTGAAATCTGTTGGCAATAAGGGAGTTGTCAGAAAgaggatgaggggttctattgGCACTGATAATGAGGCAGGAACAAATAGAATGAGGGACCCTGTTTCTGTTGGTGGAGTAGTCAAAAAGAGAACGAGGTGCTCGAACTCTGTTGGCAATGAGGGAGTTGCCAGAAAGAGGATGCAGGGTTGTATCTCTGTTGGTGATGAGGGCATAGTCCAAAAGAGAATGATGGGTTCTGTCTCTATTGAAAATAATGGTGGTGTTACGAAAAGGAAAAGAGTGTCATCAAG GAAATCAGCTAAAGATAATTCGACAGCAGATGGTATGGCAAATGCTGCCCCTGAGTTGGACCTTCCAATTGTGCCTTCTGAAGAAAGAGTTGTTGACGCTGGAACTGTGAATAAGGGGAAAAGAAAGTCAACCCCAAG ACCCAAGCAGATAAACATGTCTGAAGGGGCTGCTAATAAACACTCCACATTCGAGCGACTTGCCAATTGCTTGTCCTTTGCCCGGATGAATGGAACCAACAGGAACAGAAGATAA
- the LOC133892278 gene encoding uncharacterized protein LOC133892278, whose translation MTVTEYYHKMKGLADTMATVGHPLHDDEVIGYIMTGIGPEFDPLMASLTVPNTTVSLHDFYAFPLSFEAQMAMLVTVVMAGVAKAMAMDVAAVTATVPNANFAPDGSHGGYHVGNSTSTGDAHRYADMGATDHLTNNLDRLTVHKHYTGKDQVQVDNGADVLYVPHISRSLLSYHKLIYDNNALVEFHWDSFFVKNTVTRKTILQGRSHGGLYPIPFGRASSLSPRHAFAGVKETTHSASVLSGLALSGPLSASSHVSPAGSALAAQSGPPAGPALGDPSSTLSHELPFGLAPTAVDGLATSESSSTTPTPNSELVSSTSPPSAPTGGKPVTAPTAPPAPPSGHPMRTRLKDNIVKPLQ comes from the exons atgACCGTCACCGAGTATTATCACAAGATGAAGGGCCTCGCTGACACCATGGCCACCGTCGGCCACCCGTTGCACGATGATGAAGTGATCGGCTACATCATGACTGGTATTGGACCCGAGTTTGATCCGTTGATGGCATCTTTGACCGTCCCCAACACCACCGTGAGTCTTcatgatttttatgcctttccTTTGAGTTTTGAGGCTCA GATGGCAATGCTGGTCACGGTGGTCATGGCAGGGGTGGCAAAGGCCATGGCCATGGATGTGGCAGCGGTGACCGCTACCGTCCCTAATGCTAACTTTGCG CCAGATGGCTCCCATGGTGGCTACCATGTTGGCAACTCTACATCAACCGGCGACGCACATCGGTATGCAGACATGGGTGCCACAGATCATCTCACCAACAACCTCGATCGCTTGACCGTGCACAAGCACTACACTGGCAAGGATCAAGTCCAAGTGGATAATGGTGCAG ATGTTCTTTATGTTCCTCATATTAGTCGTTCTCTCCTATCATATCATAAACTCATTTATGATAATAATGCGCTCGTCGAGTTTCACTGGGATTCTTTCTTTGTCAAGAACACGGTCACGAGGAAAACAATTCTACAAGGTAGAAGCCATGGTGGTCTCTACCCCATTCCATTTGGTCGTGCATCTTCATTGTCTCCTCGTCATGCCTTCGCTGGCGTCAAG GAAACAACACATAGTGCTAGTGTTCTATCTGGACTTGCGCTCAGTGGCCCTCTATCTGCATCGTCACACGTGTCTCCTGCTGGTTCGGCCCTTGCAGCGCAGAGTGGCCCACCTGCTGGGCCTGCACTCGGTGACCCTTCGTCTACGCTGTCACACGAGCTGCCTTTTGGTCTGGCCCCTACTGCAGTCGATGGGCTAGCAACTTCGGAATCATCATCGACAACGCCTACTCCTAATAGTGAGCTGGTGTCCTCAACTTCACCACCATCTGCTCCTACCGGTGGCAAACCGGTTACTGCCCCGACGGCTCCACCAGCTCCTCCATCTGGTCACCCGATGCGGACACGACTCAAGGATAATATTGTCAAGCCCCTTCAATGA
- the LOC133892746 gene encoding probable UDP-arabinose 4-epimerase 1, translating to MLPTNRNRPQQRPARSWSFSEMDFSDPKRKPRYLSKIIMAALLTAMCVVMLTQPPCHRRPPSVFSIHEPGVTHVLVTGGAGYIGSHAALRLLNDSFRVTIVDNLSRGNIGAIKVLQNLFPEPGRLQFIQTDLGDPKAVNRIFAENAFDAVMHFAAVAYVGESTLEPLRYYHNITANTLVVLEAMATHSVKTLIYSSTCATYGEPEKMPITEETPQFPINPYGKAKKMAEDIILDFSKSKKSDMAVMILRYFNVIGSDPEGRLGEAPRPELREHGRISGACFDAALGIIPGLKVKGTDYETPDGTCIRDYIDVTDLVDAHVKALNKAERGRVGIYNVGTGKGRSVKEFVEACKKATGVDIKVDYFPRRPGDYAEVYSDPAKINRELNWTAQHTDLHESLRVAWTWQKAHRSGYEPPAAMIL from the exons ATGCTGCCCACCAACCGGAACAGGCCTCAGCAGAGGCCTGCCAGATCTTGGTCCTTCTCAG AAATGGACTTCTCCGATCCGAAGCGCAAGCCGCGGTACCTCAGCAAGATAATCATGGCGGCGCTCCTCACCGCTATGTGTGTCGTCATGCTCACTCAGCCACCCTGCCACAGGAGGCCTCCTAGTGTG TTCTCAATCCATGAACCTGGCGTGACACACGTGCTAGTGACGGGTGGCGCTGGCTATATAGGTTCACATGCTGCTCTTCGGCTGTTGAACGACTCCTTCAGAGTCACCATAGTG GATAATCTTTCACGAGGAAATATCGGAGCAATCAAGGTTCTTCAAAACTTGTTTCCAGAGCCTGGGCGATTGCAATTCATACAGACTGATTTAGGCGATCCAAAAGCA GTTAATAGAATATTTGCTGAAAATGCATTTGATGCTGTTATGCACTTTGCTGCTGTTGCTTATGTTGGTGAGAGCACACTTGAACCTCTGAG GTACTATCATAACATCACTGCAAACACCTTAGTGGTGCTGGAAGCTATGGCAACACACAGTGTGAAGACTCTAATCTATTCTAGCACATGTGCTACCtatggagagcctgagaagaTGCCTATCACTGAAGAAACTCCCCAG TTTCCGATCAACCCATATGGTAAGGCCAAGAAAATGGCAGAGGACATCATTTTGGATTTTTCAAAGTCCAAGAAATCAGACATGGCTGTGATGATTCTAAG ATACTTCAATGTCATTGGTTCTGACCCGGAAGGGAGGCTGGGCGAGGCTCCTAGACCTGAACTGCGTGAGCACGGACGTATATCCGGTGCATGCTTCGACGCAGCATTGGGGATAATCCCAGGTTTGAAG GTTAAAGGTACCGACTATGAAACGCCTGATGGCACTTGTATTAGAGATTACATTGATGTCACTGACCTGGTTGACGCCCACGTGAAGGCGCTCAACAAGGCAGAAAGAGGCAGAGTTGGCATATACAATGTTGGCACTGGAAAAG GTCGGTCAGTGAAGGAGTTTGTAGAAGCCTGCAAGAAGGCAACCGGAGTCGACATCAAGGTCGATTACTTCCCTCGTAGACCAGGTGACTATGCGGAGGTGTACAGCGATCCCGCGAAGATCAACCGGGAGCTGAACTGGACAGCGCAGCACACCGACCTGCACGAGAGCCTCAGGGTTGCGTGGACATGGCAGAAGGCGCACCGGAGTGGCTACGAGCCTCCAGCGGCCATGATTTTGTGA